From a region of the Burkholderia lata genome:
- a CDS encoding phenazine-specific anthranilate synthase component I, with the protein MNAAPNRNLFDRVLHGQAPCFALIARSTGSAGERAMIDVFAGAVSYPSSLAELPLAAPTATGADRQELLVMVPYRQLHERGFKTHDDGAPLVAITCDEHETVSAQLALAAIPDADTALGERHFDIDDEAYAEIVERVITDEIGTGAGSNFVIKRTLEGDLDDYSPAKALAVFKRLMRREVGAYWIFVIHTGERTFVGATPERHLTLHEGCATMNPISGTYRYPQSGPTIDGINAFLGDRKESDELYMVLDEELKMMARICPAGGQVTGPHLREMARLAHTEYFIVGHTEADVRDLLRETMFAPTVTGSPIESATRVIARHERAGRGYYSGIAALIGRDARGGRTLDSAILIRTAEIDRAGHVRIGVGSTLVRHSDAVSEVMETHAKVAALSNAFDPPEAGPALGQHPSVQAALRERNEGIADFWFRPYGGRQGEMADELAELSGCRALIVDAEDHFTAMIAQQLSSLGLATEVCGVHDAVDLARYDVVVMGPGPGDPSDAGDPRIARLYAWLRHLIDEGKPFMAVCLSHQILNAILGIPLVRREVPNQGIQVEIDLFGQRERVGFYNTYVAQTVRDEMDVDGVGTVAISRDPRTGEVHALRGPTFSSMQFHAESVLTVDGPRILGEAITHAIRREKRMTALTA; encoded by the coding sequence ATGAATGCCGCTCCGAACCGCAACCTTTTCGATCGCGTCCTCCACGGACAAGCGCCGTGCTTCGCGTTGATCGCGCGTTCGACGGGTAGCGCCGGAGAGCGCGCGATGATCGACGTCTTCGCCGGCGCGGTTTCCTATCCGTCTTCCCTGGCCGAGCTTCCGTTGGCCGCGCCGACGGCGACGGGCGCGGACCGTCAGGAGCTGCTTGTGATGGTGCCATACCGGCAGCTGCACGAGCGCGGCTTCAAGACACACGACGACGGCGCTCCGCTCGTCGCCATCACCTGCGACGAGCACGAAACGGTGTCCGCGCAGCTTGCGCTCGCCGCCATTCCTGATGCCGATACCGCGCTCGGCGAGCGTCACTTCGATATCGACGACGAGGCCTACGCCGAGATCGTCGAGCGCGTCATCACCGACGAGATCGGCACCGGCGCGGGCTCGAACTTCGTCATCAAGCGCACGCTCGAGGGCGATCTCGACGACTATTCGCCAGCCAAGGCGCTGGCGGTCTTCAAGCGTCTGATGCGCCGGGAGGTCGGCGCGTACTGGATCTTCGTGATTCATACCGGGGAACGCACGTTCGTCGGCGCCACGCCGGAGCGCCACCTGACGCTGCATGAAGGTTGCGCGACGATGAACCCGATCAGCGGGACTTATCGGTATCCGCAAAGCGGGCCGACGATCGATGGGATCAACGCTTTTCTCGGCGATCGCAAGGAATCCGACGAGCTGTACATGGTGCTCGACGAAGAGCTCAAGATGATGGCGCGCATCTGCCCGGCCGGCGGGCAGGTCACGGGGCCGCACTTGCGCGAGATGGCGCGGCTCGCCCACACCGAATATTTCATCGTCGGGCACACCGAAGCCGATGTTCGCGACTTGCTGCGCGAAACGATGTTTGCGCCGACGGTCACCGGCAGTCCGATCGAAAGCGCGACGCGCGTGATCGCGCGGCACGAGCGGGCCGGGCGCGGCTACTACAGCGGCATTGCAGCGCTGATCGGCCGCGATGCGCGCGGCGGGCGCACGCTCGACTCCGCCATCCTGATCCGCACCGCGGAGATCGACCGCGCCGGCCACGTTCGCATCGGCGTCGGCTCGACGCTCGTCCGGCATTCGGACGCGGTATCGGAAGTCATGGAGACGCATGCCAAGGTGGCCGCGCTATCGAACGCATTCGATCCGCCGGAAGCCGGCCCGGCGCTCGGCCAGCATCCATCGGTGCAGGCGGCGCTGCGCGAGCGCAACGAAGGCATTGCGGACTTCTGGTTTCGGCCGTATGGCGGGCGACAAGGCGAGATGGCCGATGAGTTGGCTGAGTTGAGCGGCTGCCGCGCGCTCATCGTCGACGCCGAAGATCACTTCACGGCGATGATCGCCCAGCAACTGTCGTCGCTCGGCCTCGCCACCGAAGTGTGCGGCGTTCACGACGCGGTGGACCTTGCGCGTTACGACGTCGTCGTCATGGGGCCGGGCCCGGGAGACCCGAGCGACGCCGGCGATCCGCGCATCGCCCGCCTCTACGCGTGGCTGCGGCATCTCATCGACGAGGGCAAGCCGTTCATGGCCGTCTGCCTGAGCCATCAGATCCTGAACGCCATCCTCGGCATTCCGCTCGTTAGGCGCGAGGTGCCCAATCAGGGCATCCAGGTCGAGATCGATCTGTTCGGCCAGCGTGAGCGCGTGGGCTTTTACAACACGTATGTGGCGCAGACCGTCCGGGACGAAATGGACGTCGACGGCGTCGGCACGGTGGCCATCAGTCGCGATCCGCGCACGGGTGAAGTGCATGCCTTGCGCGGTCCAACGTTCAGCTCGATGCAATTCCACGCCGAGTCGGTTTTGACCGTCGACGGGCCGCGCATTCTCGGCGAAGCCATCACACACGCGATACGCCGCGAAAAACGCATGACGGCGTTGACCGCCTGA
- a CDS encoding SAM-dependent methyltransferase — protein sequence MSTFDIPVGVGQTALFIAWQRHAEGQRPDALFHDPFAAALIEHLAGTPTHEHVSEVARRANFPQYFVVRTRYFDDAILANLSRGIRQVVTLAAGVDGRVARLACPFGTRWFELDLDDIIAFKRELMKQSGLPLQCDWRPLVADLTSNWASPLRAAGFDPAKPTIWLIEGLLMYLRDTDCDALIRQVADLSAPGSALMLEHLATRMMSEEGKEARARVESQGARWLSSRDDVRDWLGRYGWTATVHASDDPTIAYGRSVARIPAGWFASSTRTAHGGSGS from the coding sequence GTGTCTACTTTCGATATTCCGGTTGGCGTCGGCCAAACCGCACTGTTCATTGCCTGGCAACGTCATGCCGAAGGCCAGCGCCCGGACGCCTTGTTTCACGATCCGTTCGCCGCGGCGCTGATCGAGCACTTGGCCGGCACGCCGACGCATGAGCATGTCAGCGAAGTCGCGCGGCGCGCGAACTTTCCGCAATATTTCGTCGTTCGCACACGCTACTTCGACGATGCCATTCTCGCGAACCTGAGCCGCGGAATCCGGCAGGTCGTCACGCTGGCCGCCGGCGTGGACGGCCGCGTGGCACGCCTGGCGTGTCCGTTCGGCACGCGCTGGTTCGAGCTCGATCTCGACGACATCATCGCCTTCAAACGCGAGCTCATGAAGCAGTCCGGGTTGCCGCTGCAGTGCGATTGGCGGCCGCTCGTCGCCGATCTGACCTCGAATTGGGCGAGCCCGTTGCGCGCGGCCGGCTTCGATCCCGCCAAGCCCACGATTTGGCTCATCGAAGGGCTGCTTATGTATCTGCGCGACACGGACTGCGATGCGCTGATCCGTCAAGTGGCCGACCTGTCGGCGCCGGGCAGCGCGCTCATGCTCGAGCATCTCGCCACGCGCATGATGAGCGAGGAGGGCAAGGAAGCCCGAGCGCGCGTCGAATCGCAGGGCGCTCGTTGGCTCTCGTCCCGCGACGATGTGCGCGACTGGCTCGGCCGATACGGCTGGACAGCGACCGTGCATGCCTCGGACGACCCGACGATAGCCTACGGCCGCAGCGTCGCGCGCATACCAGCGGGATGGTTCGCCTCATCGACGCGCACGGCGCACGGCGGGAGCGGATCATGA
- a CDS encoding class II 3-deoxy-7-phosphoheptulonate synthase encodes MECNLSSARAAENWTPASWKTKPALQQPAYRDVAALDRALAQLQALPPLVAAWEVLTLKRKLADAAAGRCFLLQGGDCAESFADCTAPIIANRLKVLMQMSLVLVHGLMLPVVRVGRFAGQYAKPRSADTETRDGVTLPCYRGDIVNGSAFTKDAREPDPQRLLEAHSRSALTMNFVRALSDAGFADLHHPEHWDLAWASHSPLYGEYRKMTHSIGESLRFMEALAGEPSGSDARVDFYTSHEVLLLNYEEAMARQVPRHWGWFNLSTHFPWIGMRTAQLDGAHIEYCSGIRNPIGLKVGPGVSTDQLLRTIDALNATNEAGRLTLITRMGAAKIEAELPKHLHAVKAEGRRVLWCCDPMHGNGETTPGGVKTRRFGNIHAELEAAFDIHAACGTHLGGVHLELTGEDVTECLGGARNLTEADLARAYKSTVDPRLNYEQSLEIAMLIVRKLGMTRVAEIGAQRQLAYA; translated from the coding sequence GTGGAATGCAATCTCTCTTCGGCGCGTGCGGCCGAGAATTGGACACCGGCTTCCTGGAAGACGAAGCCGGCGCTGCAACAGCCGGCTTATCGCGATGTGGCGGCGCTCGATCGCGCCCTGGCACAGCTACAAGCACTGCCGCCGCTCGTCGCCGCATGGGAAGTGCTGACGCTCAAACGCAAGCTCGCAGACGCCGCGGCGGGACGATGTTTCTTGCTGCAGGGCGGCGACTGCGCGGAAAGCTTTGCCGATTGCACGGCGCCGATCATCGCCAATCGGCTCAAAGTGCTGATGCAGATGAGCCTGGTGCTCGTGCATGGCTTGATGCTGCCGGTGGTTCGCGTCGGCCGCTTTGCCGGCCAGTACGCCAAGCCGCGCTCGGCGGATACCGAAACGCGCGACGGCGTGACGCTGCCTTGCTACCGCGGCGACATCGTCAACGGCAGCGCTTTTACGAAAGACGCGCGCGAGCCCGACCCGCAGCGCCTGCTCGAGGCTCATTCCAGATCGGCGCTGACGATGAATTTCGTGCGCGCGCTGAGCGATGCCGGTTTTGCTGATCTGCACCACCCCGAACATTGGGATCTGGCTTGGGCCTCGCATTCGCCGCTTTATGGCGAGTATCGCAAGATGACGCACTCGATCGGCGAATCGCTGCGCTTCATGGAGGCGCTCGCGGGCGAGCCCTCCGGCAGCGATGCGAGAGTCGATTTCTACACGTCGCATGAGGTCCTGCTGTTGAATTACGAAGAGGCGATGGCACGGCAAGTGCCGCGGCATTGGGGCTGGTTCAACCTGTCGACGCATTTTCCGTGGATCGGCATGCGCACCGCGCAGCTGGACGGCGCGCATATCGAATACTGCTCAGGTATCCGCAATCCGATCGGCCTGAAAGTCGGGCCCGGGGTGAGCACCGACCAGTTGCTGCGCACGATCGACGCGCTGAACGCCACGAACGAGGCCGGCCGTTTGACGCTCATCACGCGCATGGGTGCGGCGAAGATCGAAGCGGAGTTGCCGAAGCATCTGCATGCGGTCAAGGCCGAGGGCCGGCGTGTCTTGTGGTGCTGCGATCCGATGCACGGCAACGGCGAAACGACCCCGGGCGGGGTGAAGACACGGCGCTTCGGGAACATCCACGCCGAGCTCGAGGCGGCCTTCGACATTCATGCCGCCTGCGGCACGCATCTGGGCGGCGTGCATCTGGAGCTGACCGGGGAAGACGTGACCGAATGCCTGGGCGGCGCGCGCAATCTGACTGAGGCCGATTTGGCCCGTGCTTACAAGTCGACGGTCGATCCGAGGTTGAACTATGAGCAGTCGCTGGAGATCGCGATGCTGATTGTGCGCAAGTTGGGTATGACGCGGGTTGCCGAAATCGGCGCCCAGCGGCAATTGGCGTATGCGTAG
- a CDS encoding PhzF family phenazine biosynthesis protein, translating to MPGLREKHWIADEDKNRWGAIMLWDGERPPAHLLPPNDAQTLIGLPVAERLRFSVEASTASGEIAARMRALEPAASHANTHAAAPIHASHPIDYIVVDAFTRTPLEGNPVAVFLVDVPLPAERMQRIAREMNLSEVVFVMPPKQGGDVHVRIFTPVNELPFAGHPLLGTAVALRHVKAQDRFVFETGMGLVPFDVRSDAPGEAYVTMQQPIPTWTRFDRAERLLEALGVEASVLPVEAYRNGPRHVFVTLPDASALSDVHPDHRALAEFEDMSAMCVAPAGDHWRCRMFSPAYGVVEDAATGSAAGPIAIHLARHGLISWGEPLHLLQGVEIRRPSHMHALVHGSEHGIEAVEVSGHGVVVARGRLGV from the coding sequence GTGCCGGGCTTGCGCGAGAAGCACTGGATCGCCGACGAAGACAAGAATCGCTGGGGCGCGATCATGCTCTGGGACGGCGAGCGTCCGCCCGCGCATCTACTGCCGCCGAACGACGCGCAGACGCTGATCGGCTTGCCGGTCGCCGAGCGGCTGCGCTTCTCGGTGGAGGCCAGCACCGCGAGCGGTGAGATCGCGGCGCGCATGCGCGCGCTCGAACCGGCAGCATCGCACGCGAATACACACGCGGCGGCGCCGATCCATGCGTCGCATCCCATCGACTACATCGTCGTCGACGCCTTCACGCGCACGCCGCTCGAAGGCAACCCGGTTGCGGTCTTCCTGGTCGACGTTCCGCTGCCGGCGGAGCGCATGCAGCGGATCGCCCGCGAAATGAATCTGTCGGAAGTGGTGTTCGTGATGCCGCCGAAGCAGGGCGGCGACGTGCACGTGCGCATCTTTACGCCGGTCAACGAGTTGCCGTTCGCGGGACATCCGCTGCTCGGCACGGCCGTGGCACTCAGGCACGTCAAGGCGCAGGATCGCTTCGTGTTCGAGACGGGCATGGGGCTCGTGCCGTTCGATGTGCGATCCGATGCGCCCGGCGAGGCTTACGTCACCATGCAGCAGCCGATCCCGACGTGGACGCGCTTTGATCGGGCCGAGCGTCTGCTCGAAGCGCTCGGCGTCGAAGCGTCCGTGTTGCCCGTGGAGGCCTATCGAAACGGCCCGCGCCATGTGTTCGTCACGTTGCCTGACGCCTCCGCGCTTTCCGACGTGCATCCGGACCATCGCGCGTTGGCTGAGTTCGAGGATATGTCGGCCATGTGCGTGGCCCCAGCGGGCGACCACTGGCGCTGCCGGATGTTCTCGCCGGCCTACGGCGTCGTGGAGGATGCGGCGACGGGTTCCGCCGCCGGTCCCATCGCCATTCACCTTGCCCGCCACGGACTGATTTCGTGGGGCGAGCCGCTGCATCTTCTCCAAGGCGTCGAGATCAGGCGCCCCTCGCACATGCATGCGCTGGTGCACGGCTCGGAGCACGGCATCGAGGCGGTCGAGGTCAGCGGTCACGGTGTCGTCGTCGCGCGCGGCCGTCTGGGCGTCTAG
- a CDS encoding isochorismatase family protein, whose protein sequence is MSWRVDPSRALLLIHDMQNYFLSPLPPTLRETLTTNVASLRKRCKQAGIPVAYTAHPGRMTETERGLLRDFWGPGMETTPADRDVAEAVGPSPDDWMLTKWRYSAFFRTDLRERMRESGRDQLMLCGVYAHIGVMMSAVDAFTNDIQPFFVADGVADFSEDHHHQALEYVAQRCGKVVSTEEALA, encoded by the coding sequence GTGTCATGGCGTGTCGACCCGTCGCGCGCGTTGCTGCTCATTCATGACATGCAGAACTATTTCCTCTCGCCGTTGCCGCCGACGCTGCGCGAGACGTTGACGACCAATGTCGCGTCGCTGCGCAAACGGTGCAAGCAGGCCGGTATTCCCGTCGCGTACACGGCTCATCCCGGGCGCATGACCGAGACGGAACGCGGTTTGCTGCGCGATTTTTGGGGGCCGGGCATGGAGACGACGCCGGCCGATCGGGACGTCGCCGAGGCCGTCGGCCCGTCCCCGGATGACTGGATGCTCACGAAGTGGCGCTACAGCGCATTTTTCCGCACCGACCTGCGCGAGCGTATGCGGGAGAGCGGTCGCGATCAGCTGATGCTGTGTGGCGTCTACGCGCACATCGGCGTAATGATGTCGGCTGTCGATGCGTTCACGAACGACATTCAACCGTTCTTCGTTGCCGATGGCGTGGCGGATTTTTCCGAAGACCATCATCACCAGGCGCTGGAATACGTGGCCCAGCGTTGCGGCAAGGTGGTGAGCACCGAGGAGGCGCTGGCATGA
- a CDS encoding MDR family NADP-dependent oxidoreductase: MNLSIPMRRDVRLKAKLKGLPTPDDFEIVTAAAPAAGSGDVLVRNRYFLVSASLRAMISEGAEDVPGVPFPCLSAGDALMGEALGEVVSAPAGSGLSSGDIVTHFHGWRDYAVVPAWGCQRVGEALPEPAGYLGYLGHGWTAYAALTRGVPIRPGDTVFVTSAAGAIGAMAGQIARRLGAGRVIGSTSSHDKARRLVSELGYDAAVIRGGSTPFAEQLLEAAQGGIDVLIDSVGGEQLQAAVTAAREGARFLILGALSGQLAATGTGRTAPAEIDTVQFLLKRITMRGYSADDNPEAKGEWFERFAQWLRAGEIVFPHTVIDGLDNAPSALCDTSSGRYLGTVLVKL; encoded by the coding sequence ATGAATCTGTCGATTCCCATGCGGCGCGACGTGCGCTTGAAGGCGAAGCTAAAAGGCCTGCCGACACCGGACGATTTCGAAATCGTCACCGCCGCCGCGCCGGCGGCCGGCTCGGGCGACGTGCTGGTGCGTAATCGCTATTTCCTGGTCTCGGCTTCCTTGCGCGCGATGATCAGCGAAGGCGCGGAAGACGTGCCCGGTGTGCCGTTTCCGTGCTTGTCGGCGGGTGACGCGCTGATGGGCGAAGCGCTCGGCGAGGTGGTGAGCGCGCCCGCCGGCAGCGGTTTGTCGTCCGGCGACATCGTCACGCACTTCCACGGGTGGCGAGACTACGCGGTGGTGCCCGCATGGGGCTGTCAGCGCGTCGGCGAGGCGCTGCCGGAGCCCGCCGGCTACCTCGGCTACCTGGGGCACGGCTGGACCGCATACGCGGCGCTGACGCGCGGCGTGCCGATCCGTCCGGGTGACACGGTGTTCGTCACGAGCGCGGCCGGCGCGATCGGCGCGATGGCCGGACAGATCGCGCGGCGGCTGGGAGCGGGGCGCGTGATCGGCAGCACGAGTTCGCACGACAAGGCACGACGCCTGGTTTCCGAGCTTGGCTATGACGCTGCCGTCATACGTGGCGGCAGCACGCCGTTCGCAGAGCAGTTGCTTGAAGCGGCGCAGGGCGGCATCGACGTCCTGATCGATTCGGTCGGCGGCGAGCAATTACAGGCGGCCGTCACGGCCGCCCGCGAAGGGGCGCGCTTCCTGATCCTCGGCGCGCTGTCGGGCCAGCTGGCCGCGACGGGAACGGGGCGGACCGCACCCGCCGAAATCGATACCGTTCAATTTCTCCTCAAGCGGATCACGATGCGGGGCTACAGCGCCGACGACAATCCGGAGGCGAAGGGCGAATGGTTCGAGCGTTTCGCGCAGTGGCTGCGCGCCGGCGAGATCGTGTTCCCGCATACGGTGATCGACGGCCTCGATAACGCGCCGAGCGCGTTGTGCGACACGTCCAGCGGACGTTATCTGGGCACGGTGCTCGTCAAGCTGTAG
- a CDS encoding PhzA/PhzB family protein: MSDVESLENTSENRAQVAARQHNRKIVEQYMHTRGEARLKRHLLFTEDGVGGLWTTDSGQPIAIRGREKLGEHAVWSLQCFPDWVWTDIQIFETQDPNWFWVECRGEGAIVFPGYPRGQYRNHFLHSFRFENGLIKEQREFMNPCEQFRSLGIEVPEVRRDGLPS; this comes from the coding sequence ATGTCAGACGTCGAATCCCTCGAAAACACGTCGGAAAATCGCGCGCAAGTCGCGGCCCGACAGCACAACCGCAAGATCGTCGAGCAGTACATGCACACGCGTGGCGAAGCGAGGCTCAAGCGCCACCTACTGTTCACGGAAGATGGCGTCGGCGGTCTGTGGACGACCGACAGCGGCCAGCCAATCGCGATTCGCGGCCGCGAGAAGCTCGGCGAGCACGCCGTGTGGTCGCTGCAATGCTTCCCCGACTGGGTCTGGACCGACATCCAGATCTTCGAGACGCAAGACCCGAACTGGTTCTGGGTCGAGTGCCGCGGCGAAGGCGCGATTGTTTTCCCCGGCTACCCCCGAGGCCAGTACCGCAATCACTTCCTTCACTCGTTCCGCTTCGAAAACGGACTGATCAAGGAGCAGCGCGAATTCATGAACCCTTGCGAGCAATTCCGTTCGCTGGGTATCGAGGTTCCCGAAGTGCGCCGGGATGGTCTACCGAGCTAA
- the phzG gene encoding phenazine biosynthesis FMN-dependent oxidase PhzG translates to MNTSRFESLTGSVDVLFPEYDDPPSEPITLLKRWLATADVARVREPKALALATATSDGRISSRVIAFSSIDDRGVIFCTHSTSRKGRELTETGWASGLLYWRETGQQIMISGQAVPLEESENDKLWFGRSVPMHAMSSASHQSDELVDREALRAHAAELLALGVALPRPPRFVGYRLEPHEMEFWAASSDRLHRRLRYERDGNDWKTTQLQP, encoded by the coding sequence ATGAACACCAGTCGATTCGAAAGCCTCACGGGAAGCGTCGATGTCCTGTTCCCCGAATATGACGATCCGCCGTCCGAGCCGATCACGCTGCTCAAGCGCTGGCTCGCGACGGCCGATGTCGCGCGCGTCCGCGAGCCCAAGGCGCTCGCGCTCGCGACCGCCACGTCCGACGGACGCATCTCTTCTCGCGTCATCGCGTTCTCCTCGATCGACGACCGCGGCGTGATCTTCTGCACGCATTCGACGAGCCGCAAAGGACGCGAACTCACGGAGACGGGCTGGGCCTCGGGCTTGCTGTATTGGCGCGAAACCGGGCAGCAGATCATGATTTCCGGCCAGGCGGTTCCGCTCGAGGAAAGCGAGAACGACAAGCTCTGGTTCGGACGCTCGGTGCCGATGCATGCGATGTCGAGCGCCTCGCACCAGAGCGACGAACTCGTCGACCGCGAAGCGCTGCGCGCGCACGCTGCCGAGCTGCTCGCGCTCGGCGTCGCGTTGCCGCGGCCGCCGCGCTTCGTCGGCTATCGGCTCGAGCCTCACGAGATGGAATTCTGGGCCGCCAGCTCCGACCGGCTTCACCGGCGCCTCAGGTACGAACGCGATGGCAACGATTGGAAAACCACGCAACTCCAACCTTGA